One window of Entelurus aequoreus isolate RoL-2023_Sb linkage group LG06, RoL_Eaeq_v1.1, whole genome shotgun sequence genomic DNA carries:
- the LOC133651731 gene encoding hemoglobin embryonic subunit alpha-like has protein sequence MTSLTPKDKAAVKAFWGKVSGKSQEIGMDALSRLLVVYPQTKTYFAHWKDLSPGSAPIKKHGITIMAGVGNAVGMIDDLKGGLLSLSELHAFTLRVDPANFKIFTHCILVVLAIMFPNDFTPEAHVAMDKFLAALSLALAEKYR, from the exons ATGACCAGTCTCACTCCCAAGGACAAAGCCGCCGTCAAGGCCTTCTGGGGCAAAGTTTCCGGAAAGTCTCAGGAAATCGGCATGGATGCTCTGTCCAG GTTGCTGGTCGTGTACCCTCAGACCAAGACCTACTTCGCCCACTGGAAGGACTTGAGCCCCGGCTCCGCCCCCATTAAGAAGCACGGCATCACCATCATGGCCGGCGTGGGCAACGCTGTAGGCATGATAGACGACCTGAAGGGAGGTCTTCTCAGCCTCAGCGAGCTCCACGCCTTCACCCTGAGAGTGGACCCCGCCAACTTCAAG ATTTTCACCCACTGCATCCTTGTGGTGTTGGCCATCATGTTCCCCAACGACTTCACCCCCGAGGCGCACGTGGCCATGGACAAGTTCCTGGCCGCTTTGTCTCTGGCCCTGGCTGAGAAGTACAGATAA
- the hspb9 gene encoding heat shock protein beta-9 gives MARHAALSSLFGDDPFFSQGALLWPFPSLGRKVQLADHFFKDAPSLANFPTAFNRLSDVDNQAEDGEVVERQSPAQHAGAAHDDLLVTLDARGYAPSDITVKLEGRSLLVAATKQAGAEEAHSCSSPSSHASVASSASARVGFSQKIQLSPHLDLAGLSCSLMDDGQLRVHAPVARRPITEGHEEEQRRTLEGEEEEPPRFRASLEFPITKENTD, from the exons ATGGCCCGACACGCAGCTCTGAGCAGCCTTTTTGGCGACGACCCTTTCTTCAGCCAGGGGGCGCTGCTGTGGCCCTTCCCCTCGCTGGGCCGCAAAGTGCAGCTGGCAGACCACTTCTTCAAGGACGCACCGTCGCTCGCTAATTTCCCCACCGCTTTCAACAG GCTAAGCGACGTGGACAACCAGGCTGAAGATGGAGAGGTGGTGGAGAGACAAAGTCCAGCTCAGCACGCTGGCGCTGCACACGACGATCTACTGGTGACCCTCGATGCTCGTGGCTACGCCCCCAGCGACATCACGGTCAAGCTGGAGGGGCGGAGCCTGCTAGTGGCGGCCACCAAGCAGGCGGGAGCAGAGGAGGCCCACTCCTGCTCGTCCCCGTCCTCGCACGCCTCCGTGGCCTCCTCCGCCTCGGCCCGCGTGGGTTTCAGCCAGAAGATCCAACTGTCACCTCACCTGGATCTGGCCGGCCTGTCCTGTTCGCTCATGGATGACGGACAGCTGCGGGTACACGCCCCCGTGGCCAGGCGGCCAATCACGGAGGGGCATGAAGAGGAACAGAGAAGGACGTTGGAGGGTGAGGAAGAGGAACCTCCTCGATTTAGGGCTTCCCTGGAATTCCCAATCACCAAAGAGAACACAGACTAG
- the LOC133651732 gene encoding hemoglobin subunit alpha-1-like: protein MSLTSKDKATVKAFWAIISGKADAIGHAALSRMLIVYPQTKIYFSHWKDLSPTSPLVKKHGKTVMGGVALAVSKIDNMIEGLLDLSELHAFKLRVDPANFKILSHSILVVLAIMYPKQFTPEVHLALDKFLACLALALAEKYR, encoded by the exons ATGAGTCTCACTTCCAAGGACAAGGCAACCGTCAAAGCCTTCTGGGCTATCATCTCTGGTAAGGCGGACGCCATCGGCCATGCAGCTCTGTCCAG GATGCTGATCGTCTACCCCCAGACAAAGATCTACTTTTCCCATTGGAAGGACTTGAGCCCCACTTCTCCTCTTGTGAAGAAGCACGGGAAGACGGTGATGGGCGGTGTGGCTCTGGCTGTCAGCAAAATAGACAACATGATCGAGGGTCTGCTTGACCTCAGCGAGCTGCACGCCTTCAAACTGAGAGTTGACCCCGCCAATTTCAAG attcTTAGCCACAGCATCCTTGTGGTGCTGGCCATCATGTACCCCAAGCAATTCACCCCAGAGGTCCATTTGGCCCTGGACAAGTTTTTGGCTTGCCTGGCTCTTGCCCTGGCTGAGAAGTACAGATGA